The Mus musculus strain C57BL/6J chromosome 2, GRCm38.p6 C57BL/6J genome has a window encoding:
- the Zscan29 gene encoding zinc finger and SCAN domain-containing protein 29 isoform a (isoform a is encoded by transcript variant 1), producing the protein MAKPTRRGNGTSSESLRQRFRRFHYQEVAGPREAFSQLWELCCRWLRPEVRTKEQIVELLVLEQFLTVLPVEIQNWVQKQCPENGEEAVTLVEDLERESGRPGHSVTVSVKGQEMHSEKMTPLKSSQELLSVLQESVEPQPKGVSKKERARRPALRLQEQMNPKENLRPFQRSGFPFPKPNVVSRLDQGEPWISDLLSSKEKDVPKGNTGTSLLPSKRERTCWVEQGHWVFDDEKVVGVHWGYKETRTLLAILSQTEFYEALRNCHRNSQVYGAVAGRLREYGFLRTLEQCRTKFKGLQKSYRKVKSGHPPDTCPFFEEMEALMSAQVISLPINGLEEAASHSAQAGSDAETEKPGQRDWQHEDGEEAIAERSDSDDPEATPQDPDNPPAPVLFRSPSGVHWGYEETKTYLAILSETQFYEALQNCHRNSQLYGTVAERLWEYGFLRTPEQCRTKFKSLQTSYRKVKNGQALETCPFFEEMDALVSAQVAAPPSDDQEKETVSCCLQRTSEAEPEKQDEDTEEDSDDEDDTEIPPEAVITRAPVLFQSPSGFEAGFENEENSKRDISEEVQLHRTLLARSERKISHHVNQSKASKNKCSSESQWEKTQREEQRQLAFPEKNIGKVLTYQRPGLEDRPYKYVKYGKSSGSNSHLRYPVSHEVENPYKCADCGKSFSRSARLIRHQRIHTGEKPYKCLDCGKGFRDSSNFITHRRIHTGEKPYQCDECGKRFNQSSSLIIHQRTHTGEKPYQCEECGKSFNNSSHFNAHRRIHTGERPHVCPDCGKSFSKSSDLHAHHRTHTGKKPYGCHDCGKCFSKSSALSKHRETHTREKLLS; encoded by the exons ATGGCCAAACCCACTCGGAGAGGAAATGGCACAAGCTCTGAAAGCTTACGACAGCGCTTCAGAAGATTCCATTACCAGGAGGTGGCTGGGCCCCGGGAGGCTTTCAGCCAACTATGGGAACTTTGCTGTCGGTGGCTAAGGCCGGAGGTGCGGACCAAGGAGCAGATTGTAGAATTGTTGGTGCTAGAGCAATTCCTGACTGTGCTACCTGTGGAGATCCAGAACTGGGTACAGAAGCAATGtccagaaaatggagaggaggCGGTGACACTGGTGGAAGATTTAGAAAGAGAGTCTGGAAGACCTGGACATTcg gtcacagtctctgtgaaggGGCAGGAAATGCACTCGGAGAAGATGACACCCCTGAAATCATCACAGGAGTTATTAAGTGTTCTGCAGGAGTCAGTGGAACCCCAGCCCAAGGGTGTATCCAAGAAAGAGAGGGCAAGAAGGCCAGCCCTGAGACTACAGGAGCAGATGAACCCAAAGGAGAATCTCAGACCTTTTCAAAGGAGCG GATTTCCATTTCCTAAACCCAATGTGGTGTCCAGGTTGGATCAAGGAGAGCCATGGATCTCAGATCTGCTTAGCTCCAAGGAGAAGGATGTCCCAAAAGGCAACACAGGAACCAGTCTATTACCAtccaagagagagagaacctgctgGGTGGAACAGGGTCACTGGGTATTTGATGATGAGAAGGTGGTGGGTGTGCACTGGGGCTACAAAGAGACTAGAACACTCCTTGCAATTCTCAGTCAGACTGAATTTTACGAAGCGCTCCgaaactgtcacaggaacagccAAGTGTATGGGGCTGTAGCTGGGAGGCTTCGTGAATATGGTTTCCTCCGGACTCTGGAACAGTGTCGGACCAAGTTCAAAGGCCTTCAGAAGAGCTACAGGAAGGTCAAGAGTGGTCATCCACCCGACACCTGCCCCTTCTTTGAAGAGATGGAAGCCCTGATGAGTGCCCAGGTCATTTCATTGCCCATTAATGGCCTGGAAGAGGCAGCCTCCCATTCTGCCCAGGCAGGCAGTGATGCTGAGACGGAGAAGCCAGGGCAGAGGGACTGGCAGCATGAAGATGGAGAGGAGGCTATAGCTGAAAGGTCAGACAGTGATGACCCGGAGGCAACCCCCCAGGACCCTGACAACCCACCTGCACCTGTCCTGTTCCGAAGCCCAAGTG GTGTACACTGGGGCTATGAAGAAACCAAGACTTACCTTGCAATTCTCAGTGAGACTCAGTTCTACGAAGCCCTCCAAAACTGTCACCGCAACAGCCAGTTATATGGAACAGTTGCTGAGAGACTGTGGGAATATGGCTTCCTTAGAACCCCAGAGCAATGTCGTACCAAATTTAAAAGCCTACAAACCAGCTATCGGAAAGTCAAGAATGGCCAAGCACTAGAAACCTGCCCCTTCTTTGAAGAAATGGATGCTTTAGTGAGTGCCCAAGTTGCTGCCCCACCTAGTGATGACCAGGAGAAAGAAACAGTTTCTTGTTGCCTCCAGAGAACCAGTGAGGCTGAACCTGAGAAGCAAGATGAGGACACAGAAGAAGATTCAGATGATGAAGATGATACTGAAATACCTCCAGAGGCTGTTATAACCCGTGCCCCAGTCTTATTCCAGAGCCCCAGTG GTTTCGAGGCTGgatttgaaaatgaagaaaattcaaaacGGGATATTTCTGAGGAAGTACAGCTGCATAGAACATTACTTGCAAGGTCTGAAAGGAAAATTTCCCATCATGTTAATCAAAGTAAAGCGAGTAAGAATAAATGCTCATCAGAAAGCCAGTGGGAAAAGACTCAAAGAGAGGAACAAAGACAACTAGCATTCCCAGAGAAGAATATAGGTAAAGTCCTGACCTATCAGAGGCCAGGCTTGGAAGACAGACCTTATAAATATGTCAAGTATGGCAAAAGCTCTGGTTCAAACTCCCATCTCAGGTATCCGGTCTCCCATGAGGTAGAGAACCCATATAAATGTGCTGACTGTGGGAAAAGCTTCAGTCGGAGTGCACGCCTCATCAGACACCAAAGAATCCACACCGGAGAAAAACCGTATAAGTGTCTTGACTGTGGGAAAGGTTTCCGTGACAGTTCCAATTTCATTACCCATCGGAGAATCCACACAGGAGAAAAACCGTATCAGTGTGATGAATGTGGAAAACGCTTCAACCAGAGCTCAAGCCTTATAATTCACCAGAGAACCCACACAGGAGAAAAGCCTTATCAGTGTGAAGAGTGTGGGAAAAGCTTCAATAACAGTTCTCATTTCAATGCACACAGGAggatacacacaggagagagacccCATGTGTGTCCTGACTGTGGTAAGAGTTTTAGTAAGAGTTCTGACTTGCATGCACATCACAGAACCCACACAGGAAAGAAACCTTATGGGTGCCATGACTGTGGCAAGTGCTTCAGTAAGAGCTCTGCCCTTAGTAAACACCGAGAGACTCATACTCGAGAAAAGCTGCTGTCATAG
- the Zscan29 gene encoding zinc finger and SCAN domain-containing protein 29 isoform X1, with the protein MGTLLSVAKAGGADQGADCRIVGARAIPDCATCGDPELGTEAMSRKWRGGGDTGGRFRKRVWKTWTFGFPFPKPNVVSRLDQGEPWISDLLSSKEKDVPKGNTGTSLLPSKRERTCWVEQGHWVFDDEKVVGVHWGYKETRTLLAILSQTEFYEALRNCHRNSQVYGAVAGRLREYGFLRTLEQCRTKFKGLQKSYRKVKSGHPPDTCPFFEEMEALMSAQVISLPINGLEEAASHSAQAGSDAETEKPGQRDWQHEDGEEAIAERSDSDDPEATPQDPDNPPAPVLFRSPSGVHWGYEETKTYLAILSETQFYEALQNCHRNSQLYGTVAERLWEYGFLRTPEQCRTKFKSLQTSYRKVKNGQALETCPFFEEMDALVSAQVAAPPSDDQEKETVSCCLQRTSEAEPEKQDEDTEEDSDDEDDTEIPPEAVITRAPVLFQSPSGFEAGFENEENSKRDISEEVQLHRTLLARSERKISHHVNQSKASKNKCSSESQWEKTQREEQRQLAFPEKNIGKVLTYQRPGLEDRPYKYVKYGKSSGSNSHLRYPVSHEVENPYKCADCGKSFSRSARLIRHQRIHTGEKPYKCLDCGKGFRDSSNFITHRRIHTGEKPYQCDECGKRFNQSSSLIIHQRTHTGEKPYQCEECGKSFNNSSHFNAHRRIHTGERPHVCPDCGKSFSKSSDLHAHHRTHTGKKPYGCHDCGKCFSKSSALSKHRETHTREKLLS; encoded by the exons ATGGGAACTTTGCTGTCGGTGGCTAAGGCCGGAGGTGCGGACCAAGGAGCAGATTGTAGAATTGTTGGTGCTAGAGCAATTCCTGACTGTGCTACCTGTGGAGATCCAGAACTGGGTACAGAAGCAATGtccagaaaatggagaggaggCGGTGACACTGGTGGAAGATTTAGAAAGAGAGTCTGGAAGACCTGGACATTcg GATTTCCATTTCCTAAACCCAATGTGGTGTCCAGGTTGGATCAAGGAGAGCCATGGATCTCAGATCTGCTTAGCTCCAAGGAGAAGGATGTCCCAAAAGGCAACACAGGAACCAGTCTATTACCAtccaagagagagagaacctgctgGGTGGAACAGGGTCACTGGGTATTTGATGATGAGAAGGTGGTGGGTGTGCACTGGGGCTACAAAGAGACTAGAACACTCCTTGCAATTCTCAGTCAGACTGAATTTTACGAAGCGCTCCgaaactgtcacaggaacagccAAGTGTATGGGGCTGTAGCTGGGAGGCTTCGTGAATATGGTTTCCTCCGGACTCTGGAACAGTGTCGGACCAAGTTCAAAGGCCTTCAGAAGAGCTACAGGAAGGTCAAGAGTGGTCATCCACCCGACACCTGCCCCTTCTTTGAAGAGATGGAAGCCCTGATGAGTGCCCAGGTCATTTCATTGCCCATTAATGGCCTGGAAGAGGCAGCCTCCCATTCTGCCCAGGCAGGCAGTGATGCTGAGACGGAGAAGCCAGGGCAGAGGGACTGGCAGCATGAAGATGGAGAGGAGGCTATAGCTGAAAGGTCAGACAGTGATGACCCGGAGGCAACCCCCCAGGACCCTGACAACCCACCTGCACCTGTCCTGTTCCGAAGCCCAAGTG GTGTACACTGGGGCTATGAAGAAACCAAGACTTACCTTGCAATTCTCAGTGAGACTCAGTTCTACGAAGCCCTCCAAAACTGTCACCGCAACAGCCAGTTATATGGAACAGTTGCTGAGAGACTGTGGGAATATGGCTTCCTTAGAACCCCAGAGCAATGTCGTACCAAATTTAAAAGCCTACAAACCAGCTATCGGAAAGTCAAGAATGGCCAAGCACTAGAAACCTGCCCCTTCTTTGAAGAAATGGATGCTTTAGTGAGTGCCCAAGTTGCTGCCCCACCTAGTGATGACCAGGAGAAAGAAACAGTTTCTTGTTGCCTCCAGAGAACCAGTGAGGCTGAACCTGAGAAGCAAGATGAGGACACAGAAGAAGATTCAGATGATGAAGATGATACTGAAATACCTCCAGAGGCTGTTATAACCCGTGCCCCAGTCTTATTCCAGAGCCCCAGTG GTTTCGAGGCTGgatttgaaaatgaagaaaattcaaaacGGGATATTTCTGAGGAAGTACAGCTGCATAGAACATTACTTGCAAGGTCTGAAAGGAAAATTTCCCATCATGTTAATCAAAGTAAAGCGAGTAAGAATAAATGCTCATCAGAAAGCCAGTGGGAAAAGACTCAAAGAGAGGAACAAAGACAACTAGCATTCCCAGAGAAGAATATAGGTAAAGTCCTGACCTATCAGAGGCCAGGCTTGGAAGACAGACCTTATAAATATGTCAAGTATGGCAAAAGCTCTGGTTCAAACTCCCATCTCAGGTATCCGGTCTCCCATGAGGTAGAGAACCCATATAAATGTGCTGACTGTGGGAAAAGCTTCAGTCGGAGTGCACGCCTCATCAGACACCAAAGAATCCACACCGGAGAAAAACCGTATAAGTGTCTTGACTGTGGGAAAGGTTTCCGTGACAGTTCCAATTTCATTACCCATCGGAGAATCCACACAGGAGAAAAACCGTATCAGTGTGATGAATGTGGAAAACGCTTCAACCAGAGCTCAAGCCTTATAATTCACCAGAGAACCCACACAGGAGAAAAGCCTTATCAGTGTGAAGAGTGTGGGAAAAGCTTCAATAACAGTTCTCATTTCAATGCACACAGGAggatacacacaggagagagacccCATGTGTGTCCTGACTGTGGTAAGAGTTTTAGTAAGAGTTCTGACTTGCATGCACATCACAGAACCCACACAGGAAAGAAACCTTATGGGTGCCATGACTGTGGCAAGTGCTTCAGTAAGAGCTCTGCCCTTAGTAAACACCGAGAGACTCATACTCGAGAAAAGCTGCTGTCATAG
- the Zscan29 gene encoding zinc finger and SCAN domain-containing protein 29 isoform b (isoform b is encoded by transcript variant 2) translates to MGTLLSVAKAGGADQGADCRIVGARAIPDCATCGDPELGTEAMSRKWRGGGDTGGRFRKRVWKTWTFGFPFPKPNVVSRLDQGEPWISDLLSSKEKDVPKGNTGTSLLPSKRERTCWVEQGHWVFDDEKVVGVHWGYKETRTLLAILSQTEFYEALRNCHRNSQVYGAVAGRLREYGFLRTLEQCRTKFKGLQKSYRKVKSGHPPDTCPFFEEMEALMSAQVISLPINGLEEAASHSAQAGSDAETEKPGQRDWQHEDGEEAIAERSDSDDPEATPQDPDNPPAPVLFRSPSGKKLVLGFGIRFEEQ, encoded by the exons ATGGGAACTTTGCTGTCGGTGGCTAAGGCCGGAGGTGCGGACCAAGGAGCAGATTGTAGAATTGTTGGTGCTAGAGCAATTCCTGACTGTGCTACCTGTGGAGATCCAGAACTGGGTACAGAAGCAATGtccagaaaatggagaggaggCGGTGACACTGGTGGAAGATTTAGAAAGAGAGTCTGGAAGACCTGGACATTcg GATTTCCATTTCCTAAACCCAATGTGGTGTCCAGGTTGGATCAAGGAGAGCCATGGATCTCAGATCTGCTTAGCTCCAAGGAGAAGGATGTCCCAAAAGGCAACACAGGAACCAGTCTATTACCAtccaagagagagagaacctgctgGGTGGAACAGGGTCACTGGGTATTTGATGATGAGAAGGTGGTGGGTGTGCACTGGGGCTACAAAGAGACTAGAACACTCCTTGCAATTCTCAGTCAGACTGAATTTTACGAAGCGCTCCgaaactgtcacaggaacagccAAGTGTATGGGGCTGTAGCTGGGAGGCTTCGTGAATATGGTTTCCTCCGGACTCTGGAACAGTGTCGGACCAAGTTCAAAGGCCTTCAGAAGAGCTACAGGAAGGTCAAGAGTGGTCATCCACCCGACACCTGCCCCTTCTTTGAAGAGATGGAAGCCCTGATGAGTGCCCAGGTCATTTCATTGCCCATTAATGGCCTGGAAGAGGCAGCCTCCCATTCTGCCCAGGCAGGCAGTGATGCTGAGACGGAGAAGCCAGGGCAGAGGGACTGGCAGCATGAAGATGGAGAGGAGGCTATAGCTGAAAGGTCAGACAGTGATGACCCGGAGGCAACCCCCCAGGACCCTGACAACCCACCTGCACCTGTCCTGTTCCGAAGCCCAAGTGGTAAGAAGCTTGTCTTGGGCTTTGGGATTAGGTTTGAGGAGCAATGA